In Lathyrus oleraceus cultivar Zhongwan6 chromosome 2, CAAS_Psat_ZW6_1.0, whole genome shotgun sequence, the DNA window GAGACAAAAACATTTTCCAACCTTTTATGAACCTATATATGAAGTCACAAACCAATTCTTGAAGATGTTATTCTAGGTTCATTAGGTCGGCTGACTTAAATTTAGACAAATGCAAATATAATACATGATTTGGTAAGGTTCATTTGGTCTTTGTTGGATTGATATCCTTGTATTTGATGATGATAGTTATTCCATCTTGGAAAATATCTTTCTAGATTGTGGATGCATATGCAATGCGAGTATTCCCTACACTATTTTTGACTTTAGGCAACGGAAGAATAGTCAACGGCTTAAAAACCATAGCTTAAAGTGGTAATAGGTTGCGCTTTTTATTCGTTGTCAAGTTTCTAGAATTATGTTAGAATTTTGTTGTGTTTTTACTTTAAGCTACGATTCTGAAAGTGTGGTAATAACAAAATCGTCGCCTATTCCTTTTAAACTACGTTTCTGAAGTGTGGCTGTATAGAAATCGTCCCTTATTCAATTTAGACTACGGTTTCAGAGTGTGGGCCTAAGAAAATATCTTGGAAAATCCATCTTAGAAAATATCTTTCTATATTGTGGATGCATACGCAATGCGAGTATTCCCTACACTATTTTTGAATTTAGGCAACGGAAGAATAGTCAACGGCTTAAAAACCATAGCTTAAAGTGGTAATAGACAGCGTTTTTTCTCGTTGTCAAGTTTCTAGAATTATGTTAGAATTTTGTTTTGTGTTTACTTTAAGCTACGGTTCTGAAAACGTGGTAATAACAAAATTGTCGCCTATTCCTTTTAAACTACGCTTCTGAAGTGTGGTTGTATAGAAACCATCCCTTATTCAACTTAGACTACGTTTCAGAGTGTGGGTGTAAGAAAATATCTTAGAAAATCCATCTTGGAAAATATCTTTCTATATTGTGGATGCACACGCAATGCGAGTATTCCCTACACTATTTTTGACTTTAGGCAACGGAAGAATAGTCAACCGCTTAAAACCGTAGCGTAAAGTGGTAATAGACTGCACTTTTTACTCTTTGTCAAGTTTGTAGAATTATGTTAGAATTTTATTTTGTGTTTACTTTAAGCTAAGTTCTGAAAGTGTAGTAATAACAAAATCGTCGCATATTCCTTTTAAAGTATGTTTCTGAAGTGTAACTGTATAGAAATCATCCCTTATTCAAATTTAGACTATGGTTTCAGAGTGTGTGTAAAAAAATAATCCATTATTAAAGTATTGAATCCATGTTAGTATAGACAAAATATTCATATATACACTCTAGCTACAACTAAGCTATATGATATCGTGATAATTTGTCTTCCTTAAacttatttatatataatatttaaaattatATACATATAATATgaaaattttataaaaataaatcTATTAATATACACCACACTATTTAAAATACATGGTCTTGAAGAGATACATTTTGAATTTGATAATTTATTATCTTACTCTATATAAACAAAATTATAAAAAACAAAATTTGTTATAAAAATTATTTCTTTTATAGCTATTATTAAAATAGTTAAATAAATTTATTggaaaattaataaaatttattaaTCTCTATAATATCTTTTTATATGATATAAAATTATACAAAAAGAGAAACCATAGATTTTGTGTAATAGAATGAGATATCTTTTCAATACCTTGATAGAATTGATGATTTTGTGCAATAAAATATTTTACACTATTAATGCATAATTATCAATGCTAtataaaattattaatttttattttgattaactttttgtttgaaatattttttataaatgTTATTTTGTAAAAAGAAATTTAATactaatatttttttttaatttataacaagtaaatatttatttttatttatattttacATTTTGAGTTTGGTGTTTTTGAGTTTAGGGTTTCATGTGATGATGGTGATGCATGTGGTGATTGAACTGTTTCTTGGATTGTTGTTTTGGTTATGTGGTTGCTCTAACTGTTCACTGATATTTTCCTTTTCATTCCAGTAATCTGACATATTGTAAGTTGGATTTAAGAATTTGATAATTTTATACATGAAAAAATTTGTTCTAAGAATAGGTAAGAAAATTATAGTAATGACAAACATAATAAAAGTCCTTAAGAATGAACAATATCTGGAGCACTTGGTTTCTATTATATATCTAATTTTCTGTACTCTTTCTATGTTAATAGCTTTCTATAGGGGTTTTGTTGTAATTGTTTGTTTTTAGGTAGCTCTTATTCTGAGTGTTTGTTTTATGTTAGAGGGACATTATATTTTTTCAAATGGGTCATGATAGCTTTAAGATGATTTATTGTTAATTATGAAAAATGTACAAATTTTGTTTTATATTATAGATCACACAGTTAACATTTGGTATTTGAATTGAAAAGGTGATTAAAACCATTAGTCATTGATTTTTGGTGACATTGATTGCCATCATCTCAATAGAGTAGAAGCATGGGAGCTTTGACATGGATTGACATGATCATCAATATGGTTCTGCTTTTGATTTTTATCCAATATATTTTGACCCTATTTATAGGTTCATGCAGCTTTctttttaattaaaattatttcGACCACTTTATTAATCTGAACTGATATCTATAGTTGTGTTTGTGGAAGTTTTTAGATACTTTATAAGTATATCTTACTTTCTACTGAGATAAATGTCTCATTTTTTTGGGTAACCCTTTTTTTAACTATATACTTGTGTTGATTTTAAAATGCAGGATTCCAAAGATAATTGGTTCCAATGTTAGAGATGTTGAGTACATAGAAGTGAATTATCCAAAATAAGGAGGATATAGAGTTACTTATCTCATATTTAGTGGATTAACTTAACTATATATTCGTTAGAATTCTTCTAATTTGTTTTTGAAATAAATGAAATCTAACAATggaaaatttatttttttaattgttgTATGAATGATTTACTTGACACCTTTGTTGTTTATGTTAGCACAAATTTCAAATGGTATAAAGGTTTTCTTATATCACTCTCATGTTCTTCTACTGCCATTGTTTGCATTGTTGTCGAAAAGAGATTCTATCGTACTAAAATTTCAATATATATAGGTGCTGCAAGATTTAGCATTACTTATGTGTTTTTCATTTATAGGCAACGTTTTTTATTGTAGCTTATTAAAAACCGTGGATTTTTTCATGATTTAGGCGTGATTATATATTTAGTTTAAATGAAATTATAGATTGAGCTACGGTTTTAATTTTTCGTTATCAATAACTGTTTCCTTTTCATGTATTTTGGGGACAGTTGTTTTATATTATTACTAGAAAACTGCGGTCTAAAACTTTAACTAAATACGTGGACTTTTGATATTTAAGGCGACAGTGTTCAAAATCCGTGGGTATAAATAAAAAAAGGAGCTCTAAAGAAATAGGCAACGATCGTTTATTCCAAGCTTGGTAAATCGTCCTTAATGACTCAGACCACGGTTTTCTTCCTTTAGGAGACGGTTTTCAGTTGTTGCCTAAACCCGTTTTTGTTCTAGTGATTAACCGTGTGAATGGATTTTTTTCAGTGATCTTAGCCATAGTGTCCCCTTAGGAGTACCAACTTCAGTGATCTTAGCCATAACTATCAACTTTGATTCCCGTGTCTTTAGGCGATTATGTTGAGGAATGAACTATGTTCCTCAGCTATGAGATCCTTAACTACTCCAAAGAGAGTAAATTATAATAAAAAGTATAAAGTACGTAAAATAACATTGTAGTGTTGATAGAAAAAATAGTATTTCTAGTCCATAGATCGTGGCATATAGAAAATAAATTTTCATGTAGTTATTTAGATGGATGATGTATGAGATGTTAGATTTTTTATGGGATAAATGATTATCTAATTTCGATTTAATGTCTTATGTTTTTCGACTTGTTAAGTTTACTCATATCCTCATGCTGATTTTTTTGAATCCCTGACTCTATAATGTTTATCTTTTTTCACTTTTTGGCTCTATGTACGCAAAGCGTGGTCATAAAATGCAATTATCCAACCCTACTATGTTTTGACTCTGTCTAGAGTATTGTCAATGATAAACTTCTCTCAACTTGAAAAGTATTTAATTGAATCTTGTTTTTAATGTACTTATACTCTTCCAACTTGCTATATGTCGAAAAATATCCAACTAACTTTAAAATTGTCTTCCTTTTGATTTTGAACTTTCATAATTTTTAAGTGTAAATATTGTGTATTATATAAGGTGGGTATTTGTTCCATACATGAACTAGAATTGGTGTTGTTGGAATCTTAAAGTGGTGGTGTTGATCTCCGATACGGTTGTGTGGGATGGACCTTCAAGGTTAATACTCCAGTACCCAATTCAGTTATAGAGTTCAACATAAATGAAGTTAAAAGTGATGATCATAAAATGTACCTTAAATCTCTCGTGTGCTGATTATATACATTGTATAATGATTATGCTTCTCCTGTATTGGGCATTTGGTTGTCCCATAACGAAGTATATATTTGATTTCATATAGTAAAGGGAAGGAAAGGAAAGCAATGCATTTTTCATCTCAATTATTTAATGTTTTAAATTTCTTTTactcaaaaaagaaaaaagttacTAAAATTATTTCAATGTTTGAGATTTAAATCATCTTGTAAAAActttatattttataaaaattaaacTCGATGATaatctcttttttatttttttatgaaatCATAATTAATTTATTAGTGGCGTATTTCACaatattcataatttttttttctttctagAGGAATAAAGTATATAGCAAGTTGGTAATGAGAAGAACATTAACATATGGACTAACAGTTAGTTGGAATACAAAATTAAAAGATTTACTCTTAGTATTTATAGTTCATGTTTAATTTATTCAAATTGTTAAGGTCAATTTAATTATCCAAGACATCGATTGGAACATTCCTCGTGATTTATCCATTTTGCCTCCTCAAATTGTTAAAGATATTTTGAAAATTAACTTGTCATTTGATAATATTATTGTTGATAAACTCATTTGAAAATTATTTACAAATTGTGATCTATATTTTAAAGATGTCTACAACTGCATGAGGAGGGATCACGTTGAGCCTTTTTGGACAAAATTTATTTGGCATCCCTATATACCACATGTTAAATCATTAGTGACTTAGAAACGGATGCATACTATTATTGTAATAGACAACAACTTGATTCGAAGAAAAATGCGTATGATTTCAAGATGCTCTTTATGTAATTGTTTTATAGAAAAATGCATAAGATTGGAGTTTGCACCTCCTTTCAAGCCAAATTGTATGAAATCGTGATTGCTATAGAATATGCTAACAAGAAGAATTAGAGAGATCTTTAACTTGAAATTGGCTCAATGCTTACCAATCATGCTTTTTCAAATTTGAATGTAGTCCCTTGGTAACTTTTAATTAAATGGAAGAATATTTTGCACACTATATTCTCCTTTATAGTCAAGATATGTCACATTTTTAGAGAGGAAAATGCATATACAAATAGATTAGTGTATgcatgtttttttttgtgattatGACACTTTGTGAAATTCACTTACTAtttatatttttgaattttcttTTACAAATAGGTTGGGCATGTCCAACTATCATTTTTTTCTATCTTTTTTATGTTAGGTTTTATATCCCTTCATCCTTTTTTGTTTTCCTTTTTTGTTTATTAATTTGcctttatttaaaaaaaacatacTATTTTCTCGATCAGCTTCTTTGAAAACATTTTTTCGATTCTTAAATCAACTTGTTTTCAACATgaaataatataattattaattaaaaatatatattttagatGTAGACAATTTCATAgttagaaaatattttaaaagaGTGAAGAAAAGACATTTGAAAGAAAATCATTCCATTAAGATGAAATAATATCGGTCATTAATATACTCGGAAAGAATTATTTAGGTTatataaaatttaaatataatataatcAAACACAATGAAACGTTCAAAAAAGATATGAATATATCAACCAATATCTAgttttttagaatttttttgtCAAATAATTTATTGGCTGAAATTAGGCATGACAATGGGGCGATGATGGTTTTATCTTCCCCGTATCCAAACATACATTTCAAATAATTTATATAATAAAGTACAAAATAAATATCAATGTATTAACAAATTAATTAATATTCTAaattaacaaaataaaatattttaaattatcaaCAAGGTAGTACCTAGTATTAGCTACCTTACACGATAAGTTACCTAGTATCTTCATCATAAGTTTCACCTTTGCCAATGTTACTTCACATATAGAGGAGCACTACAAACTAGAGAGTTAGTTAAAGTTATAGTTAGTTAGTTGAAGTTTGTTAGAGAGACTAACTTTTACCTATACATACATCGTGTAACTAACTTTCTTCAATCAATGAGATGACTTCATTTGTTCCCATTTTATCTACTTTTTTAGTTTTCTCTTTGATTTCATCATGGTAGTgaaaaatttcatgatcattgtttTGTACAGTAGGATTTGTGACTTGGTTATGATCATGATTAAATAATATGGTAGGTTTAAGTTCATCATCATTATCAAAATAGTATGTCCAAAGGAATGGTTGATTTGGATTACAATATGGTAGAACATTGTCATGGTGGATAACATGTCTAGAAATGATTATGGCTTTGGTATTTAGATATATGATTACAATACCTCTGACATTTTGCTTGTATCCCAAGAAAAATTATTTTCTACCGCTAAAATCCAACATGGTTCTATGATTTTGTAAGGTGGAGGTATAACATAGTGATTCAAAAAAATTTAATTCATCGATGTCAGGATCATTACCAAATCTTTGAAAGAATGATGACTTGATTTAAAGTAAAGGATTATAGACACGATTTATGAGATAAGTCGTATGAAGAATAAAGATTAGGCATAGAAAACTCAGGACCACTGTTTGTCCTAAAAATATTGACTTTGTAATTATATTGAATTTCTATCATGAGTGTGAACTTTTGGAAAAGACTAGTGACTTCAAATTTGGAGTTACAAAGAATAATCCAAGTGAATCTATTGTAATCATCAAGTGCAGTGACAAAATATTTATGAGCCTAGGTTATAGAATGAGTTAATAACTAAACCACCACAAATATTGAGAAGATATAATCGACTACCCAAAAGCCTAGTTATTTGTTAAACTTTATATACAGTTTTTCAAAGAAATCATCTAACCAAAATTCTGCAAGTATACTTAATTTTATTCAGAATTTTCATTCATTAAATAATCTCTCTACTTCACACCAACATTTTGCTTTATCTATCCCCACTATTTATGAGCCAGATAATTGCCAAGAAACAAGCAAGTATGATTCTTGGATCAAGGCATTGAACTCTGAGTTGGATGCTTTGAAGCATAACAAAACTTGATTATTTGTTAATGTTCCACCTAGTATCAAGCATATCGGAAGCAAATTGGTTTACAAGGTAAAACACATAGAAAATGAGAATATAGAGAGGTATAAGGCTAGACTATTAGCCAAAGGTTACAATCAGGTTAATGGATTTAATTTCATTGATGATTTTTCACATGTGGCAAAGATCACAATTGTGAGGCACTACTTCAATTGGTATCCATAAATTCCAAGAACTTACATCAATCGGATATAAACAATGTATTTATACATGGAGATTTACATGAAAATGTATACACATCAGTGCCACAAGATGTTACTAGTCCAAAGTCAAATCAAGTATGCAAATAGTTGAAGTCACTCTATGGTTTAAGGCAAGCCAATAGAAAATGGTATGAAATTAACATCATTCTTGGTTAATCAATGATATAAGTAATCTGGTTTAGATTATTCCCTCTTCACACTCAATAATGGTTCGCATTTCAGTGCACTACAATGTGTATGGATGATATCATGTTGACCGAAAACTCCATGGATGAAATTGATAGATTGAAAACCACACTTGATGTTGAATTTAAAATCAAATATCTTGGCAAGTTAAAGTACTTCATAAGAATACAAGTTTCTCATTCCAAAACTGGAATTATTATTTATCAAATAAAGTATTTCTTGAATTTGTTGAAAGACACATGTCTCATTGAGTTTAAACCTGTCAAAACTCCTATTGATCCATCTTGCAAGTTGCACCAGGACACAACTAAACCTTTTGAAGATATTCTTATCTATAGAAGATTAGTTGAAAAGCTACTTTATCACTTAACTATCAGGTTTGATAACTAACTTTCTTCAATCAATGAGATTAGAATTTATGTCCCTACAATATAATATCCTTCCTTACATAGCTATCAACGAACTAGTTTAGAATTTAATTTATATACATCTGTAATCTGTAATGTAATTCCAATAAAATTGCATGttaatatttattataattttttaaaatataaatcataaaataatatttgtaaataatttatttggatccatttataaaaaaaaaattatattgtTGATGtataacaaaaatattttaaaaaaagaaaaaaaactaacAACTTTTTTTTGTTATAGAAAGATGAGGTACTAAActtatgaaattaaaataaaaagatGGCACTTATAAAGCGTAGTTTATCACATCCGCCTTGATCTCAAAAActttatatttaattttatctTTTTATCATTAAAATTGAATTATTATATAATTTTTATCTTTAATTTTGCTATCATTTAATTTGTATTTTACTTAAAAGCGTTGGACCAGAAATGTAGCCGAGGTAGTTTTTATATACGACTTGGACACAATCAAACATGGTTATAGAAAAGTGGAGTTTGTCTAGTTTTATCTTCCATATTAGATAATGTGATTTAGTTAGCAAAAAAATAGGAGTTAGAATAGGGTAAATGATTTTTATTCAAACTAGGACTCTCTCTTATATATTTCAACACACTAACACTATTGTTCACGTAGTTAAAAATCACATTTACTCAAATCATGGAATCTTCATCTTTGCAACAAGAAAAATGCAATCATGGTGATGATACTAGAAATATTGTGTTAAAAAAAGGAACATGGTCAAATGAAGAGGATCAATTATTAAGAGAATATGTAACAAAATATGGAGTTGGAAAGTGGGATTCTGTACGAAAGAAAACAAAGCTCGTTCGAGATGGAAAAAGTTGTCGTTTAAGATGGTTAAATCATCTAAATCCAATTTTAAAAAAGTGTTCTTTCAATGAAGAAGAAGGGAGAAAACTTATTCATCTCTATAATGAGTTAGGACCCAAATGGTCTCAAATGATTTCACAGGTTTGTTTATTCATGCTTCACTCTTATAGGAAAAAAAATTACTTTTATAAAGAAAAATTAAAGCTTATTAAGCTTTCTATAATTGTAACCATTTATAATAGGTAATGATTAGGGTTTGTTTTtggtaataatttttttttttttgcatgaaGTCTACTTATTAATTAATAAAGTTTAGTGATATGCACCGATATTTTTTTAGAATGACCCATAATTGGTTATATaattattttgaatttatttttgtTGTGACAGTTTCCTGGAAGAACCGATAACGAGTTAAAGAATTTTATTAATTCTAAAAAAAGGAGTTTAAAAAATTCTAGAAAGCACCTCATTCCAGAAAGCATAAACCAAGTTGATGAGTTGAATAACAGTGTTGGAGAAATTAGTAACCAACAAAATAATGTCTCCCAAGAAGAAGAAATGGTTCTACCAAGAATGGAATCTGATCATCAAGAAGATACTCTACATGGTAACTatcttcttgatcaaatttatgATGACAAAAATATCAACAATTGTCAACAATTTTCAACGTTGGCTGATGATTCAAGTATGCTATGCAATAATGAGGAGAGTACTTGTTTCAACAATCATGTTGTCCCAACATTGGATGATACGTGAGTAGACAATTCAATTTTTTTCCTTTTaaatttaattcaaaatacaTATTAACTTTATAATTACATTAACATATTTCATGacttacattattattattacaGGTTTCAAGATTTGGAAGATATAGTTCCATCATTTTCATCAAGTAATATGTTTTTTGATCAAGATCTTCCTCCATACAATCTAGACATGGATTATCAACTTCCACAAGAAATGTTTTCTGACCAATATCTTCAAAATCCATATCTATCATCTAATATGTTTTTTGATCAAGATCTTCCTCCAATTCCACAATATTATCCATACAATCTAGATATGGATTATCAACTTCCACAAGAAATGCATTCTGACCAATATCTTCAAAATCCAATTCTATCATCTGAGGAGCCTCAATATGAGATCTTAGAACCTTGATTGCTATCTGAATGTGTTCCTCTTTGGTGAACTTGATTGATGAAAAACATGAGATGGTAGAGCTTATTACTCCACATAGTAGATATTATATCTGAATGTAAAAGATATCTTAGACACATTTATACATGAAAAAAATTCCATCCTACGGATTTGTGAAGGATTTTGTGACAATAGAAAATTAGTTTACAATGAT includes these proteins:
- the LOC127121783 gene encoding transcription factor MYB10; translation: MESSSLQQEKCNHGDDTRNIVLKKGTWSNEEDQLLREYVTKYGVGKWDSVRKKTKLVRDGKSCRLRWLNHLNPILKKCSFNEEEGRKLIHLYNELGPKWSQMISQVMIRFPGRTDNELKNFINSKKRSLKNSRKHLIPESINQVDELNNSVGEISNQQNNVSQEEEMVLPRMESDHQEDTLHGNYLLDQIYDDKNINNCQQFSTLADDSSMLCNNEESTCFNNHVVPTLDDTFQDLEDIVPSFSSSNMFFDQDLPPYNLDMDYQLPQEMFSDQYLQNPYLSSNMFFDQDLPPIPQYYPYNLDMDYQLPQEMHSDQYLQNPILSSEEPQYEILEP